From one Planktothrix agardhii NIES-204 genomic stretch:
- the urtB gene encoding urea ABC transporter permease protein yields the protein MQDLLIAIFNGISIGSVLLMAALGLAIVFGLMGVINLAHGELIMLGAYTTFVVQNIFKSFGESLFSTYIFFAIPIAFIITALAGLALERGVIRFLYGRPLETLLATWGVSLILQQLVRSVSTTFVIAIVIFCLLFFGGLWVLRRRPNWDNIQRWAVSVLFLLSSGIAFDIGLIIGQRQKALSKPWFSARNVDVSAPPWLRGGLEVGTFQIPYARVFIIVLTIFCLIGIYWFFNKSNWGLRIRSVTQNRTMSACLGIPTDTVDALTFAIGSGLAGIAGCAITLLGSVGPNTGQNYIVDTFMVVVVGGVGNLLGTVIASFAIGVTSYLIGSGTLALLLTNMNAAPFFVDFFNFFATTSMAKVLVFVLIIAFLQVKPSGIFPQKGRTAEL from the coding sequence ATGCAGGATTTATTAATTGCCATCTTTAATGGAATTAGCATTGGTTCAGTGCTGTTAATGGCAGCATTAGGGTTGGCTATTGTCTTTGGACTCATGGGTGTAATTAACCTCGCTCACGGGGAATTAATTATGTTAGGAGCCTATACAACGTTTGTAGTGCAAAATATATTCAAATCCTTCGGCGAATCTCTGTTTAGTACCTACATTTTTTTTGCAATTCCGATTGCCTTTATCATCACAGCCTTAGCGGGATTAGCATTAGAAAGAGGTGTAATTAGATTTTTGTACGGAAGACCCTTAGAAACCTTATTAGCAACTTGGGGAGTTAGTTTAATTTTACAACAATTGGTTCGCAGTGTGAGTACCACCTTTGTGATCGCAATTGTGATCTTTTGTCTACTATTTTTTGGGGGATTATGGGTGCTGCGGCGACGTCCCAATTGGGATAATATTCAACGGTGGGCAGTTTCCGTTTTATTCCTATTATCATCAGGAATAGCTTTTGACATCGGATTAATAATTGGGCAGAGACAAAAAGCCTTATCAAAACCTTGGTTTAGTGCCAGAAATGTCGATGTTAGTGCCCCGCCTTGGTTGCGAGGAGGCTTAGAAGTAGGAACATTTCAGATTCCCTATGCCCGGGTTTTTATTATTGTTTTAACAATTTTTTGTTTAATCGGAATTTATTGGTTTTTTAACAAATCTAATTGGGGATTAAGGATTCGTTCTGTTACCCAAAATCGTACCATGAGCGCCTGTTTAGGGATTCCCACCGATACCGTTGACGCCCTAACCTTTGCCATCGGTTCAGGACTCGCCGGAATTGCCGGATGTGCGATTACATTATTAGGTTCAGTCGGCCCGAATACCGGACAAAACTATATTGTGGACACCTTCATGGTGGTGGTGGTGGGAGGGGTAGGAAATCTCCTCGGAACTGTGATTGCGTCCTTTGCGATTGGTGTTACCAGTTATTTAATTGGTTCAGGAACTCTAGCGTTATTATTAACCAACATGAACGCCGCGCCTTTCTTTGTTGATTTTTTCAACTTTTTTGCCACAACCAGTATGGCAAAAGTATTGGTTTTTGTATTAATTATTGCCTTTTTACAAGTTAAACCATCAGGAATATTTCCACAAAAAGGGAGAACGGCTGAACTATGA
- the urtA gene encoding urea ABC transporter substrate-binding protein — translation MKKNFGRRKFLVYGSAAFGSTLFLKGCANPATNNTTSSTSTATPTATPTSNGDTIKVGILHSLSGTMAISETTVVEAEKLAIKEINANGGVLGKQIEAVVEDGASDWPTFAEKAQKLIDQDKVVTVFGCWTSASRKAVKDIFESRNHMLWYPVQYEGQECSKNIFYTGAAPNQQIEPAVQWLFDNKGKEFFLVGSDYVFPRTANNIIKEQLAAIGGTTVGEDYLPLGNTEVTPIITKIKQALPNGGVIFNSLNGDSNVAFFKQLQGAGMTPEKYPVMSVSIAEEEVRQIGKDFLLGHYAAWNYFQTVDTPINKKWVEAFRAEYGPDRVTNDPMEAAYLMVYLWKQSVEKAGTADDLDKVRLAAIGQSFDAPGGKVTMFPNHHISKTVRMGQVRDDGLFNIVWATEGPVDPVPWNQFVPATKGFGCDWTDPKKGEKYKMETT, via the coding sequence GTGAAAAAAAATTTCGGTAGACGCAAATTCTTGGTTTATGGTTCGGCGGCCTTTGGAAGCACCCTGTTTCTGAAAGGATGTGCCAACCCTGCTACCAATAATACCACTAGCTCAACCTCCACCGCAACTCCCACAGCAACCCCTACGAGTAATGGCGATACAATTAAGGTGGGAATTCTTCACTCCTTAAGTGGAACAATGGCAATTAGTGAAACCACGGTTGTTGAAGCAGAGAAGTTAGCCATTAAAGAAATTAACGCCAATGGTGGCGTCCTCGGTAAACAAATTGAAGCCGTAGTTGAAGATGGTGCTTCTGACTGGCCAACTTTTGCCGAAAAAGCCCAAAAATTAATCGATCAAGATAAGGTTGTCACGGTTTTTGGGTGCTGGACATCTGCCAGTCGGAAAGCGGTAAAAGATATCTTTGAATCCAGAAATCATATGTTATGGTATCCGGTTCAATATGAAGGTCAAGAATGTTCTAAAAACATTTTTTATACTGGAGCCGCCCCTAACCAACAAATTGAACCTGCCGTACAATGGTTATTTGATAATAAGGGTAAGGAGTTTTTCTTAGTTGGCTCTGACTATGTTTTTCCCCGCACAGCTAACAATATTATTAAGGAACAATTAGCAGCCATTGGCGGCACAACAGTAGGGGAAGATTACTTACCGTTAGGGAATACGGAAGTTACTCCAATTATTACTAAAATCAAACAAGCATTACCCAATGGCGGTGTAATTTTTAATAGTTTAAATGGAGATAGTAATGTAGCTTTCTTCAAACAGTTACAAGGGGCGGGAATGACCCCGGAAAAATATCCGGTGATGTCGGTAAGTATTGCCGAAGAAGAAGTGCGACAAATTGGTAAAGATTTTCTTTTAGGTCACTATGCTGCTTGGAACTATTTCCAAACCGTTGACACTCCCATTAATAAGAAATGGGTAGAAGCATTTAGAGCCGAATATGGGCCAGATCGGGTGACAAATGACCCGATGGAAGCCGCTTATTTGATGGTGTATTTGTGGAAACAATCGGTAGAAAAAGCGGGAACAGCCGATGATTTAGATAAGGTTAGATTAGCTGCTATCGGTCAAAGTTTCGATGCTCCTGGCGGCAAAGTTACGATGTTCCCTAACCATCATATTTCTAAAACCGTGCGGATGGGACAGGTACGGGATGATGGATTATTTAACATTGTTTGGGCAACAGAAGGCCCCGTTGATCCAGTTCCCTGGAACCAATTTGTTCCCGCCACAAAAGGCTTTGGTTGTGACTGGACAGATCCCAAGAAAGGGGAAAAATACAAAATGGAAACGACATAA
- a CDS encoding peptidase S9, prolyl oligopeptidase active site region yields MSKKTEKYGSWKSPITADLIVEGTVGLGGLTWDGDNIYWTEGRSSEAGRSVIVRLTPDNQLSDVTPQSFNIRTRVHEYGGGSYIVNQGTVYFSNFVDQRLYKQNIQGENTPYQITPNPITPEAEYRYTDGVINTQNQRLICVREDHTEGGEPVNTIVSINLNNSEDIRVLVEGNDFYAFPRLNPDGNKLSWISWNHPNMPWDGTELWVAEVNSEGLLGEKVLIAGGLEESIFQPQWSPDGVLYFVSDRSNWWNLYRYTGKIEPLYPMAAEFGLPLWVFGMSTYGFSSAEKIICTYSKNGNWYLASLDTKTLKLEDIEIPYTAIDGLTVSGNQVLFIGSSPIESSAIVQLNLDTGELEVLRRSSQIVLDKGYLSVPQPIEFPTENGKTAYGFFYPPQNKDYQVSEGEKPPLVVKSHGGPTAATSSSLSLKNQYWTSRGFAVLDVNYGGSTGYGREYRQRLNKSWGIVDVDDCCNGAKYLAEQGFVDGNRMAIAGGSAGGYTTLCALTFKDLFKAGASYYGVSDLAALATDTHKFESRYLDGLIGIYPEEKAIYQQRSPIYHVDKLSCPVIFFQGSEDKIVPPNQAEIMVEALKAKGVTVEYVLFEGEQHGFRKAENIKRTIDGEFGFYAKIFGFEPAK; encoded by the coding sequence ATGAGCAAAAAAACCGAAAAATATGGGTCTTGGAAATCTCCCATTACCGCCGATTTAATCGTAGAAGGAACCGTTGGACTCGGTGGTTTAACCTGGGATGGGGATAATATTTATTGGACAGAAGGACGGTCATCAGAAGCGGGACGCAGTGTGATTGTTCGTTTGACTCCTGATAATCAATTAAGTGATGTGACTCCTCAGTCTTTTAATATTAGAACTCGGGTTCATGAATATGGGGGGGGTTCCTATATTGTTAATCAAGGAACAGTTTATTTTTCTAATTTTGTTGATCAACGTCTTTACAAACAGAACATTCAAGGAGAAAATACACCCTATCAAATTACTCCCAACCCTATCACCCCAGAAGCAGAATATCGTTATACGGATGGGGTAATTAATACTCAAAATCAACGGTTAATTTGTGTTAGAGAAGATCATACCGAAGGGGGAGAACCTGTTAATACCATTGTCAGTATTAATCTGAATAATAGTGAGGATATTCGGGTTTTAGTCGAGGGTAATGATTTTTATGCCTTTCCTCGTTTAAATCCCGATGGTAACAAATTATCTTGGATTTCATGGAATCATCCAAATATGCCTTGGGATGGGACGGAATTATGGGTTGCTGAGGTTAATTCTGAGGGGTTATTAGGAGAAAAAGTATTAATTGCGGGAGGTTTAGAAGAATCTATTTTTCAACCCCAATGGTCGCCAGATGGGGTGTTATATTTTGTAAGCGATCGCTCGAATTGGTGGAACTTATATCGCTATACTGGAAAGATAGAACCTCTATATCCCATGGCTGCGGAATTTGGTTTACCGCTTTGGGTTTTTGGAATGTCAACTTATGGGTTTAGTTCCGCAGAAAAGATTATTTGTACCTACAGTAAAAATGGGAATTGGTATCTAGCAAGTTTGGATACTAAAACTCTGAAATTAGAGGATATTGAGATACCTTATACTGCTATTGATGGCTTAACTGTTTCAGGAAATCAAGTGTTATTTATTGGCAGTTCTCCCATAGAAAGTAGTGCTATTGTGCAACTTAATTTAGACACGGGAGAACTCGAAGTATTACGACGTTCTAGTCAAATTGTACTAGATAAAGGCTATTTATCCGTACCTCAACCAATAGAATTCCCTACAGAAAATGGGAAAACTGCCTATGGATTTTTCTATCCTCCTCAAAACAAAGATTATCAAGTTTCAGAGGGAGAAAAACCGCCTTTAGTTGTTAAAAGTCATGGTGGGCCAACGGCGGCTACTTCTAGCAGTTTGAGCTTAAAAAATCAATACTGGACAAGTCGAGGATTTGCGGTTTTAGACGTCAATTATGGGGGAAGTACGGGTTACGGGCGGGAGTACCGTCAACGGTTAAATAAAAGTTGGGGAATTGTGGATGTGGATGATTGTTGTAACGGGGCAAAATATCTGGCAGAACAGGGTTTCGTGGACGGAAATCGAATGGCAATTGCGGGCGGAAGTGCGGGCGGTTATACTACTTTATGTGCTTTAACATTTAAGGATCTATTTAAGGCGGGGGCTAGTTATTATGGAGTCAGTGATTTAGCAGCTTTAGCAACGGATACCCATAAATTTGAATCCCGTTATTTGGATGGTTTAATTGGGATTTATCCAGAAGAAAAGGCTATTTATCAACAGCGTTCTCCGATTTATCATGTTGATAAATTATCCTGTCCGGTGATATTCTTTCAGGGTTCAGAGGATAAAATTGTGCCTCCCAACCAAGCAGAAATAATGGTAGAAGCGTTAAAAGCGAAAGGAGTTACGGTGGAATATGTTCTGTTTGAAGGAGAGCAACATGGCTTCAGGAAAGCGGAAAATATTAAACGTACTATTGATGGTGAATTTGGTTTTTATGCCAAAATTTTTGGTTTTGAACCTGCAAAATAA
- a CDS encoding AAA ATPase, producing the protein MKIESITVQKFKRFDNLEVSFKNKTLQEVTNRFLILGDNGTGKTTLLQAIALPLALATKQRTTVYDFDWVGFLPGRFFAWGSPHIELEISFEDEELEATKSVAQRWYEAQPIEFRPQNFVEPGNNRLVKLILNGEYWKVGENNDQQERAQFQGRYYAQKLLNRDPSIRSEFSKLPGIFWFDQFRNLGSKPTPESGGDGFRETAAEISFESGVGHLRQYLIQWKQWKQWKQKPQSYNYSVDYLSQLEMLYKKVFPDRSFIGIEYQPSHDSPTEQNTYFTLNDGHRTYDIVEMSAGEQSVFPMLYEIVRQQIAYSIVLVDEIDLNLHPPVAQLLVNQLPKIAPTCQFMQIILRLELRCLFLVNDFYHFRTVGEIQGVNTHFQMLSAS; encoded by the coding sequence ATGAAAATAGAATCTATTACAGTCCAAAAATTCAAGCGATTTGATAATCTTGAAGTTTCTTTTAAAAACAAGACGCTTCAAGAGGTTACAAATCGCTTTCTGATACTGGGTGATAATGGTACAGGGAAAACAACACTTTTGCAGGCAATTGCGCTTCCATTAGCACTAGCGACTAAACAGCGTACAACAGTATATGATTTCGATTGGGTGGGTTTTTTGCCCGGTCGTTTTTTTGCTTGGGGTTCTCCACATATTGAATTAGAAATATCATTTGAAGATGAGGAACTTGAGGCAACAAAATCAGTCGCCCAAAGATGGTATGAGGCACAACCCATTGAATTTCGTCCTCAGAATTTTGTTGAACCGGGGAATAATCGCTTAGTTAAATTAATTTTGAATGGTGAATACTGGAAAGTTGGAGAAAATAATGATCAGCAAGAACGCGCTCAGTTTCAAGGACGTTATTATGCTCAAAAATTATTGAACAGAGATCCATCGATTCGCTCAGAATTCTCGAAACTTCCCGGTATATTCTGGTTCGATCAGTTTCGGAATCTGGGTTCAAAACCAACTCCAGAAAGTGGCGGAGATGGTTTTAGAGAGACTGCTGCTGAAATCTCATTTGAGTCGGGAGTTGGGCATTTGCGTCAATATTTAATTCAATGGAAACAATGGAAGCAATGGAAACAAAAACCACAATCTTACAATTATTCAGTTGACTACCTTTCGCAATTAGAGATGCTTTACAAGAAGGTTTTTCCAGATCGTTCATTCATCGGTATAGAATATCAACCGAGTCATGATTCTCCAACCGAACAAAATACTTATTTCACACTGAATGATGGGCATAGAACCTATGACATTGTTGAAATGTCAGCAGGAGAACAGTCTGTTTTTCCGATGTTATATGAAATCGTTAGACAGCAAATCGCATACTCAATTGTTTTGGTAGACGAAATTGATCTAAACCTACATCCACCTGTAGCACAACTTTTAGTTAATCAACTTCCTAAAATTGCCCCTACCTGTCAATTTATGCAGATTATACTGCGGCTAGAATTGCGCTGTCTCTTTCTCGTCAACGACTTTTACCACTTCAGAACTGTTGGGGAAATACAGGGGGTCAACACCCATTTCCAGATGCTCTCAGCGAGTTAG
- a CDS encoding tRNA-i(6)A37 modification enzyme MiaB has protein sequence MTTNSQRYHITTFGCQMNKADSERMAGVLEEMGFDFTEDPNDANVILYNTCTIRDNAEQKVYSYLGRQAKRKQKEPNLTIIVAGCVAQQEGETLLSRVPEIDLVMGPQHANRLQDLLEQVFQGNQIVATEPIEIIEDITKPRRDSEVTAWVNVIYGCNERCTYCVVPNVRGIEQSRRPEAIREEIEELSRLGYKEITLLGQNIDAYGRDLPGSSPGGRNLYNFTDLLYFIHDVPGIERIRFATSHPRYFTERLIRACAELPKICEHFHIPFQSGDNQLLKAMARGYTQEKYRQIIHTIREYMPDASISADAIVGFPGETDEQFENTMKLVDDIGFDLLNTAAYSPRPGTPAALWENQLSDEIKADRLQQLNRLVSVKAAERSQRYLGRIEEVLVEGTNSKDTSQVMGRTRGNRLTFFSGNLAELKGQQVKVKITQVRPFSLTGEPVELCIPV, from the coding sequence ATGACTACAAATTCCCAACGTTATCATATTACAACTTTCGGCTGTCAGATGAACAAAGCCGACTCAGAACGCATGGCTGGCGTTTTAGAAGAAATGGGCTTTGATTTTACCGAAGATCCCAATGATGCTAATGTGATTCTTTATAATACTTGTACAATTCGAGATAATGCCGAACAAAAGGTTTATTCCTATTTAGGAAGACAGGCAAAACGCAAACAAAAAGAACCGAATTTAACCATTATTGTCGCCGGATGTGTTGCCCAACAGGAAGGAGAAACCTTACTGAGTCGGGTTCCTGAAATAGATTTAGTCATGGGGCCACAACACGCCAACCGTTTACAAGACCTATTAGAACAGGTATTTCAAGGCAATCAAATTGTTGCCACAGAACCCATAGAAATCATCGAAGATATTACTAAACCCCGTCGAGATAGTGAGGTAACAGCCTGGGTTAATGTAATTTATGGTTGTAATGAACGGTGTACTTATTGTGTGGTTCCCAATGTACGCGGGATTGAACAATCGCGCCGACCGGAAGCTATTCGGGAAGAAATCGAAGAATTAAGCCGTTTGGGGTATAAAGAAATCACCTTATTAGGGCAAAATATTGATGCCTACGGCCGCGATTTACCCGGTTCAAGTCCTGGCGGTCGGAATTTATATAATTTCACGGATTTATTATATTTTATTCATGATGTTCCTGGCATCGAACGGATTCGATTTGCCACCAGTCACCCCCGTTATTTTACAGAAAGATTGATTCGGGCTTGTGCGGAATTACCGAAAATTTGTGAACATTTTCATATCCCCTTTCAATCGGGAGATAATCAGCTTTTGAAGGCAATGGCGCGGGGCTATACTCAAGAAAAATATCGCCAAATTATTCATACCATTCGGGAATATATGCCCGATGCTTCTATTAGTGCGGATGCGATTGTGGGATTTCCAGGGGAAACCGATGAACAGTTTGAAAATACGATGAAATTAGTCGATGATATTGGCTTTGATTTATTAAATACAGCCGCCTATTCTCCCCGTCCTGGGACTCCGGCGGCGTTGTGGGAAAATCAACTCAGTGACGAGATAAAAGCCGATCGTTTACAACAGTTAAATCGCTTAGTTTCTGTGAAGGCGGCCGAACGTTCCCAGCGTTATTTAGGCAGAATTGAAGAAGTATTAGTCGAGGGAACAAATTCTAAAGATACTTCTCAAGTTATGGGACGCACAAGGGGAAATCGTTTAACCTTTTTCTCAGGAAATTTAGCGGAATTGAAAGGTCAACAGGTGAAAGTGAAAATAACCCAGGTAAGACCCTTTAGTTTAACTGGGGAACCTGTTGAGTTGTGTATACCTGTATGA
- a CDS encoding serine/threonine protein kinase: MRLSATTLTVVLLSTQQYIPSPAMSYCMTVGCSHPENLNSAEYCQGCGQFLLLQNRYLAIKPLSRGGFGRTFLAIDQQIPSHPHCVIKQFFVQYENPQDYQTAAKLFRQEAVRLDQLGKHPQIPQLLAHFEQNKQLFIIQEYIQGKTLFDELKQDGLFTEQKIWQVLKQILPILQFIHEQNIIHRDIKPANLMRRCSLPSSGENSLDTVVDLTQIPPTIPMRDQEQAQISAKLKSTIYPILSPENSDLQTSTDFNKNDIVLIDFGISKLLTGTALLHSGTIVGTPEFMAPEQMRGTVYPASDLYSLGLTCLYLITGISPGKLYDDYDEKWNWRSYLIPQQIISDRLETVLNKLIVIAINQRYKSAEEVLTAIQSSETPVNIAVKPVIPIKKTSAKVVQTPAKTPNLLERIKQNLGYQPLNDPLKSAVGVDYTQLQTLLAQKRWKQADQETWFVLCQALKKSKKTYLYAQDLANLPCEDLQTINHLWVKYSNSRFGFSIQNQIYQTVEGDYGKFCQQVGWLTYNPNNPDYGIEYKTSAPTGHLPTRNWIVSTGKWWKNLEILAEKLASCKIN; encoded by the coding sequence GTGCGCTTAAGCGCAACAACACTCACAGTTGTGTTATTATCGACTCAACAATATATTCCCTCACCTGCGATGAGTTATTGTATGACCGTAGGATGTTCTCATCCAGAAAATCTCAACTCAGCCGAATATTGTCAAGGTTGTGGTCAATTTCTATTACTTCAAAACCGTTATCTCGCCATAAAACCTTTAAGTAGAGGCGGTTTTGGTCGGACATTTTTGGCAATTGATCAACAAATTCCTTCCCATCCCCATTGTGTAATTAAACAATTCTTTGTGCAATATGAAAACCCCCAGGATTATCAAACCGCCGCTAAATTATTTCGTCAGGAAGCAGTCCGTTTAGATCAATTGGGAAAACACCCTCAAATTCCTCAACTATTAGCACATTTTGAACAAAACAAACAATTGTTTATTATTCAAGAATATATTCAGGGAAAAACCCTATTTGATGAATTAAAACAAGATGGATTATTTACAGAACAAAAAATTTGGCAAGTTTTAAAACAAATTCTCCCTATTTTACAATTTATTCATGAACAAAATATTATTCATCGAGATATTAAACCTGCTAATTTGATGCGGCGTTGTTCTCTCCCCTCCTCTGGTGAAAACTCCTTAGATACGGTTGTAGATTTAACCCAAATTCCGCCTACTATTCCAATGAGAGATCAGGAACAGGCTCAAATTAGTGCTAAACTCAAATCAACTATTTATCCTATTTTATCCCCAGAAAATTCCGACCTTCAAACAAGCACGGATTTTAATAAAAATGATATTGTTTTAATAGATTTTGGGATTTCCAAACTGTTAACAGGAACCGCTTTACTCCACAGTGGAACTATTGTCGGAACACCGGAATTTATGGCTCCTGAACAAATGAGAGGAACCGTTTATCCCGCTAGTGATTTATATAGTTTAGGGCTAACTTGTTTATATTTAATCACGGGAATTTCCCCTGGAAAATTATATGATGATTATGATGAAAAATGGAATTGGCGAAGTTATTTAATCCCGCAACAAATTATTAGCGATCGCTTAGAAACCGTTTTAAATAAATTAATTGTGATCGCCATTAATCAACGTTATAAATCCGCCGAAGAAGTCTTAACAGCAATTCAATCTTCTGAAACGCCTGTAAATATAGCAGTTAAACCGGTTATTCCGATTAAAAAAACATCTGCAAAAGTCGTCCAAACTCCAGCTAAAACGCCTAATTTATTAGAGAGAATTAAACAAAACTTAGGCTATCAGCCCTTAAATGATCCTTTAAAATCCGCCGTGGGAGTCGATTATACTCAACTCCAAACCCTCTTAGCTCAAAAACGTTGGAAACAAGCGGATCAAGAAACTTGGTTTGTCCTCTGTCAAGCCCTAAAAAAATCTAAAAAAACCTATTTATACGCCCAGGATTTAGCCAATTTACCCTGTGAAGATCTACAAACAATTAATCATCTTTGGGTAAAATATAGTAATAGTCGGTTTGGATTTAGTATCCAAAATCAAATTTATCAAACAGTGGAAGGAGACTATGGAAAATTTTGTCAGCAGGTGGGATGGTTAACCTATAATCCCAATAATCCTGATTATGGCATCGAATATAAAACATCCGCCCCCACTGGACATTTACCCACCCGCAATTGGATAGTTAGCACCGGAAAATGGTGGAAAAACCTAGAAATTTTAGCCGAAAAATTAGCAAGTTGTAAAATTAATTAG
- a CDS encoding HAD family hydrolase, translating into MSLMPLSEAIEANALDNTRLIATDIDGTLTQNGKFTSDLFQALFALKQAKIPVILITGRSAGWVQALKNYLPVTGAIAENGGLYYPLESDQPQFLISLNSISQHRKNLAQAFQILQVQYPHLQASEDNPFRFTDWTFDIQNISLSEIQQLTELCAELGWGFTYSTVQGHIKPKNQDKATGLLKVIQQYWSELTPEQILTIGDSPNDQTLFNSELFPQSIGVANLLEYRDQLTHKPRYITAGLEVEGFCQIAKVFNL; encoded by the coding sequence ATGTCCTTAATGCCATTGAGCGAAGCCATAGAAGCCAATGCACTCGATAATACTCGTTTAATTGCAACGGATATTGATGGAACTTTAACCCAAAACGGAAAATTTACCTCGGATTTATTCCAGGCTTTGTTTGCATTAAAACAGGCTAAAATTCCGGTAATTTTAATTACAGGACGGTCGGCGGGATGGGTACAAGCCTTAAAAAATTATCTTCCGGTGACAGGTGCGATCGCCGAGAATGGCGGTTTATATTATCCCTTGGAGTCTGATCAGCCACAATTTTTAATCTCTTTAAATTCTATCTCCCAACATCGTAAAAATTTAGCCCAAGCGTTTCAAATTCTCCAAGTTCAGTATCCCCATCTCCAGGCTTCCGAAGATAATCCTTTTCGGTTTACGGATTGGACATTTGATATTCAAAATATTAGTTTATCAGAAATTCAACAATTAACAGAACTCTGTGCAGAATTGGGTTGGGGATTTACCTATAGCACTGTTCAAGGTCATATTAAACCTAAAAACCAAGACAAAGCCACGGGATTATTAAAGGTTATTCAACAATATTGGTCAGAGTTAACCCCAGAACAAATTCTTACTATTGGCGATAGTCCTAATGATCAAACTCTATTTAATTCTGAGTTATTTCCTCAGTCTATTGGAGTTGCTAATCTCTTAGAATATAGGGATCAATTAACCCATAAACCCCGTTATATTACCGCAGGTTTAGAAGTTGAAGGATTTTGTCAAATTGCGAAAGTTTTTAATTTATAA